Genomic segment of Mastomys coucha isolate ucsf_1 unplaced genomic scaffold, UCSF_Mcou_1 pScaffold5, whole genome shotgun sequence:
ttagtaagtaaaaaaaaaaaaatgatagccaggcagagtggcacatgcctataattccagcacttgggaggcagatctatgagtttaaagccagcctgatctacagatcaagttccagggggaaaaaaatcaaaagcagaatcaaccaaacaaacttatttatgtgtgaataggaatagaggtcagaggacaacttgttggtTAGATCTTCTCCTTCTGCTACACAGATCTAGGGATTCAGCTCAGATCTTTGGGCTTACAGCAAATGCCCTTACCCACCtgtctttattattttgctttgttgagacagggtctcttgctctGCAGTTCAGGCTAACTTTGAACTGAGAGCCATCTTCCCACTTTGACCTGAAAAGTGAAAGATTATAAACATGAAATATGAGGCTGGGCTTAGAAGAGCAAGACTCAACTCCTTCTGTTGAGCCCCAAATTGCATGCATTGATTCCTTAAGTCTACCATTTGTGTGCCTACTAGAGTCGACATCACTAGATACTTTATGCCCTTTTGGGTCAGAAAGTATCCCATGCATTGATTCCTTAAGTCTGCCGTTTGTGTGCCTACTAGAGTGGACATCACTAGATACTTTATGCCCTTTTGGGTCAGAAATTATCCCAAGACAAACACTTCTAAGGcttgtgttctgttttctttctttgtagtgAAGCCAATAAGCAACATGTAAGATGTCAGAAATGCTTGGAATTTGGACACTGGACATACGAatgcaaagggaaaagaaagtacCTACACAGGCCTTCGAGAACAGCAGAGCTaaagaaagctttaaaagaaaaagaaaatagattgttGCAGCAAAGGTGGGTTTACATGTGGTATCTGGGGAacttacaaaaatatttacagacTTGGATAAAGGATCTGAAAGTTTCATTGTAATGCCAGCTggtatttttgttaattttgggCTTGGGAGACcttctcaccatgtagctcaggctgtcctcaagtttgcagtcttcctgtctcagtctcctgagtgctgggattacaggtgtgtaccccCACATCCAGCTTCCAATACTATTGGCTGATTTTTAATGGTTACTTTGTGTCCAGGCCCtatgtgtgttatttatttatttacttattttcgaaacagggtttctctgtgtagattctgtgtagccctggctgttctggaactcactctgtagaccaggctggtcttgaactcagaaatccacctgcctctgcctcccaagtgctgggattaaagacatttgccaccactgcccggttatgTGTATTCTTTATAAGTCTTAGCATATTTAAACCTAAAATCTCTACTGTTAAGGTAGCTAGTATTAACCTCTTTGTATGGTCACATATGTATGAGCGTGTgcacagtggtggcgcatgcctataatcccagcacttgggaggcagaggcaggtggatttctgagttctaggccagccctggtctacagagtgagttctaagacagccagggctacacagagaaaccctgtctcgaaaaacaaaaacaaacaaacaaagaaaaaataataatagatcaCCAATTaatgcatgcttttttttttacaaatctgTAAGAACTTGtctcttggtttctctttttGACTTCTTCCTCCCCTATACCTTATTATAAATTAGAAATCTGGAGAGGTTCTTAGTCCCACCCAAAGACCCTATTGAACGGTGAAAAGTGATGTCCTGTAGGCACTGGTGTCACTCTTATAAGACAGGAAAATCCTCACATGGACAGTGAACAGGGCTATAAAATTAGTtaccatgcagattttttttttttttttttttttttttttttttttttttttttttttttggtttttcgagacagggtttctctgtatagccctggctgtcctggaactcactttgtagaccaggctagcctcgaatttagaaatccgcctgtctctgcctcccaagtgctgggattaaaggcgtgcgccaccactgcccggcttaccaTGCAGAATTTTAACAGCTTAATTCCTACACTGGACAAGAAAGAATAAGAGTGAATTGTCCTTAGATGATACTCCTGACTGGATTCCTATGTTTTCGAGTTCAGATGACACTGAGCATTTCTGTCTCATCCACTTAAGCTAAGTCTCCAAAGTTGACAAATCGAGATAATGGTGGTCCAATCTTTAATATtagtgcttggaaggcagaggcaggtgtgtctCTTAACTTGAGGCCAGCCAGTGTTATATAGTGACATCCTATCTTCAAAAACACCCCCCTCCCAAACTGACAAAAAAGacgttataaaattaaaaatattttggacaGTAAAGAAAATCACTAAGTgagtaagaaacaaaacaaacaaaccagcctAGCAATTAGACTGGGATATTTGCCTGCTATGAGCTGATATTTAGAGTGTGCAAAGAACTAAAATCACtacacaagaaaatatttttaaacttggaTTAAGGAATTTAATAGTCACAAAAAATACAAatgggagccgggcagtggtggcgcacgcctttaatcccagcacttgggaggcagaggcaggaggatNNNNNNNNNNaaaaaaaaaaaaaaaaaaaaaaaaaaaaaaaaaaaaaaaaaaaaaaatacaaatggctaatgaatattttctaaaagtgtccaacatccttagccatcaggaaaatgcaaattaaaactaggTTGATCTTCAGTCTCACCCCATACAGAATGGCCACCCATCAAGAAGACAAAAGCTGGCTCGGACTGGGGTAAAGAGCAGCTGTATTCACTACTGATGGGAGTGTAAACTGGTGCTGtggctactatggaaatcagtgtgggctctagaagtaaaaaaaaaaaatagaaaaaaaatctaaatagaaTCTCCATGTGACCTAGTTATAGTAttctgggcatgtacccaaatgGCCCTAATCCTACCACAGAGATGCTTTGGCTGCTGTGTTTAGTGCTGTGACATAGCATGCAAATAGAATCAccagtgggggggagggggacctTTAAGAGAGAGAACTATGGCAGGTATGGAGCACATGAGATGTGAAAGTTCTCAAACGGGCCATATGGGGATGGGAGTGTAATAGGAAGATAAGAAACAGCAGAGCTGCAGGaggaaagacacagagaacaaGTATTCTCACCTTAGGCTAAGGATGCAGCTAAGTGGTCAGGTACCTGCTTAACAAGCCCGAGCCCTCCACCCTCCAGCGCCACACaggctctccccctccccctccccttcctctctctcattctgtctgtatatgtatgtgtgtattgtgtggcTTTGATAAATTCTGTATCTTCATCTTTGGGCAAAACTTTATCTCTTTGGGCAAGTCATGTTTCTCAAGAATGaatgtaaaaattaaagttaGAAACTGAGTTAATACTAAACTTTGCCAGATTCTAACGATAAATATCTGCTCACCCAGTATAGTagcttacacctttaatctcagcactcaggaggcagaagcaggtagattttttttttaattttttaaaaaatatttatttattatatatgagtacattgtagctgtctttagacactccagaagagagcatgtcagatctcattatggatggttgtgagccaccatgtggttgctggaatttgaactcaggaccttcagaagaacagtcagtgctcttacccactgagccatctttccaacccaaGCAGGTAGATTTTTATGATTTCAAGGTCTAACTAGTCTATGTAACTAAATCCCATGTTATCTAGAGCTATGTAGTCAGACCCTGTCTGGAACTAACTCATTCTTCAGCTCTGCCAGTGGTAATGTCTAGACACTGAGGATAGTCTAATGTTTGCCCTATCTGAAATCTTTTCTGTAACTTGGTCTTTCACAAAGCAAAGCAGTGTCTGCCCCCAGCTAATAGAATCGCCTTCCGTTATACCTCAGAAAACGGAAATGTACACAGCTCTGCAGACTTTGAACAAACATTCTCTCATGAGATCGGTTAGAAGGAAACAGTATGTCTGCAGGGCCTGTGGTAGTTCTGTGTGGTGAGTGAATGTGTCTTTGGCAGGATCCAGCCAACTTTCCTAATcaaggagcagaaactgaggttTTGAAACAGAAGTCAAGGTTTTGAAACCTTTAAGGTGCAAGCACGGTAGAAGTTGGGCTGAGATGCAGCTCAGtttgcagagtgcttgcctagcatgcacaagtcTGAATGCTAGTAATCCATGATACTGCATAAAGGGAGGCAGAAGGGTCAAGAGTTCAGTGTCATCTTCAGGTAGTAGATGAGTtcaggctacatgagacctgtctcaaagaggaaaaagaagacattttactACTTAGagttaatttgaaaaagaaaaaaatgaaattgtatgAGATATAGAGTGCTTGCCCATGTACCAGCCCTGGACTTGAACCCTGCACCAAGTGTTGTAGGGATAGGAACAATTCTGTAATTTGAAAGCTGGATCAGTATACATGCTGATGGCAGAAATGCAGCTCATGCTCAACTGCTCTTTATGGTGTTAGAGAACAGTCTTACAATATTGaatttccatgtttttgttttaaacagtaaCTAAAATTTTGGAAGCTGTACAGAAATTAAATTTGCTTTTTGTAAAAGTTTGAAATGGCCACGTATAGTTCAGGAAGCAGATTACAGATGTTGTGCTGCTGTTGGCCTTGCTTGTTCAATAAGTAATTAAAgttctaaacaaaaaaagaaacaagtctGTGTGTCCCGCCCTCTCTAACTACCAACAGGCTTTGACGGTACAAGAGATAAAATGTGCTGTTCAAGCACGAAGTGGCCATATGCACTGCATCCTGTCCCGGGAAGGGAACTTTTTACTTGATTAGAGCAAAAAACCCTGTGCCCTTGAGCATATGTAATGCAGAACAGAACCAGTCTGAGGCCAGCACAGGAGTTTGTGGTCACTTTTATTAATAGGAgcttttgtttccctttgttCCTTAGCATGGGAGAGACCAACATAGAGAAAAAgatcaagaagaagaagaggtaggTGGCTTCCGGTGACACTATCTGGGGGAGGAAGATTGGGCTGAAGTCTTTtgtttacaattcttttttttttttaaagatttatttgtttatatatgtgagaacattgtcactgtcttcagagacaccagaagagggcatcagatcatcagagcccattacagatggttgtgagccaccatgggttgctgggaattgaacttatgacctctggatgagcagtcggtcctcttaactgatgagctatctctccaggctgtttccaatttttgattttcattgtgttttctaatatttttcctCTTATGTGTAATTTATTGGctcccattttcctttttctataacATACATTCTAAAATCCTTATACTTCCTACTTTGTCTTGACCTAACAATAAAATCTTACAAGATTTTGCTAAAGGGGACTGGAAAAATGGCCCatttagtaaagtgcttgctatgtacATAAGCAAATAGCTGGGTACAACAGCAGGGAGTTCATGCAGCgacagtgctggggaggtagagatgggtGGATCCCGGTGAGTCACTGAGCACCTCGCCCAGCTGAGTCAGTGAGCCCAGCTTCAGTGAGAATGTCTCTCTCCAAAGTGTAGGGCGATTGAGAACACCCGCTGGTCttcatacacaagcatacatctGTGCATATTgacatgtacttgtgtgtgcacacataagcATGGTTcccctcactatgtagccctggctgacctggaactggctgtgtagaccaggctggcttcaatctTAGAGATTTGTctggcttgtttggttttttttattgttgggctttgcttttgctttgtttttttttaggtttctgtgtatgtgtgtatagggatGCCTCTAGACTGCAGAAGTggacattggatcccttggagctgaaaTTACTGGTATTTTTGAGCTGCCAaatatgagtgctgggatccgaattccCTCATAGGCCTCTGACTGAACAGTAAGGTCTCTAAATGCTGAGCCTTACCTTaagctcttgttttattttctggagactagatctcactttgtagcccaggcctcaaactcatggtgatcctcttacttcagcttcttttttttgtttgtttctgtttttggtttgttttttcttttcatgacagggtttctctgtgtagccctggctgtcctggaactcactctgtagaccaggctggccttgcactcagaaatccacctgcctctgcctcccaagcgctgggattaaaggcgtgagccaccactgcccagctctcactTCAGCTTCTTAAGTACTAAGGTTACAGCCATCATGCCTtgcttgtttcttgtttgtgtgtgtgtgtgtgtgtgtgtgtgtgtgtgtgtgtgtgtgtgtgtgtgtgtgtgtaagacagactAGCCTTGACCTTACTGTGTTGCTGAGGGCGATCTTGACCTCCTGATCTTCATGCCTCTACCCCCTAGGCTCACAGGCTTGTGCCAGCATGCTCAGTGTAACGTAGCGCAGGAGGTACGCCTTATGAACTGCACAAGAGTTGTTGAAATGACAGAGAGCTTGTAGAGTGTTTCAGAGTTAGGCAACCACCAAACATCGGACCTAGGGCTAGCTGCAGGAGCTTAGCATGAGCGTTTCTAAGCACTGAGTTAAATGTCAGTTTCCCAAGTGTGAACTTTGTGTAACTTCAATAGGTCTAAGAGTGTCACGAGTTCCAGTACCTCTAGCAGTGACAGTTCGGCCAGTGAATCTTCATCAGAGAGCGAGACTTCTGCCTCATCCTCTTCAGAGGACAGTGACTCAGATGCaagcctctccagctcctcctcctcatcctcctcatcctcatcctcggACTCAGACTCGGACTCCAgctcttcctccagcagcagcagcagcagcagcagtactGAGAGCAGCTCTGATGATGAGCcactgaagaaaaggaagaagaaatagaactcTGTACCCCAGAGCAATGGATCCAAAGCGTCTGTGACTCCCAGGGGAACTGAAAACTTGCTCAAGCGAGCAAGTTAGCTGGTCAGACCTGTTAAAATCCAGAACTCTCTGAGTAGTGACCATTGTataggatatttaaaaaaaatgttatatatatgtatatatatatacatatatatatatatatacacacacacacacacatatatatatgtgatgttTATTTTAGGAATGATTATGGGTTTTTGCTGttgcttttctattttgtaaagacTGGGTCTCGTTTTGTAGgtctgactggccttgaacttgatatgtagaacAGCCTGGCCTTGGTTtcagagagatctacctgtctctgctcctaATGTTGGGACTAAAGatatgtgccatcatgctcaCCTTTtgttgttaactttttttttttttaatatttgaagtcTATGTGTAGTACATAATCAAAGCTGAAAACCAGGAAATCTATTTCAGTGACAGacaaaagtcatttttttctgcctATGAAATGAATGCTTTATGTGGGTATGTCAAGGTGTGTATGGGACAGTCTTTGACTCTATTGCATCAGAATACCAAgaagtttcttcttctcttctggcTGTGTTTATTATGTGAAATGTAATGCATTGTTATTGTAAGTAGTTTTCCTACTGTTAATAAATGTgctctatttttatgtttgtatcaGAAAACTATTCTGATTTTTCTATTCTGAATATATAAATTCAAAGAACCCAATACAGTACATTGGAATGATGTAAGTTtcaagtttcttcttttttttttctttaagatttatttatttgtatgtgtgtgtgcctacatgagttcatgtatgtgcaccacactTCTGTGATAGCACGTGGAGACCAGAGAGGGCGTAGGACCGCCTGTAgtaactggagctacaggtggttagaaaaaaaaacaaaaaaaaaaaaaaagaagaagaagaaagaaactgccacgtgggtgctgggaagcaaacctggGTCTTaggcaagagcagcaaatgctcaaAACTGCTAagacttctctccagccccacattacGGTGCTTTACCGTTCCTTTCCTTctggtttcttgagttctttttttatgtgaatttttCCACATTTACCAGTTACTTTTTATTAGACCTTAGTTCTCAGTCAGGATATGAAGATTCGGCCTTAGTTGAGTTCTTCATGAATGGAATTGAGCATTTGGTTACTCAGGAGTGCAGAGTCCTCTACACTAGCCCTTCTGGGACCCACACATCACTAATGTGTGAGTTTCAGCAGCTGGAGAATGCGTGCGTGCCAGCACCATGTTAACCCAGCTGTGGTCTTTCCTCTCGTTGATGGACTTGTTGGGCATAATTTCAGTGTGCACTATTGGATATAAACTCAGTGCCCCACTGCATACTTTTGGGGTTGGGATGTCTCCCAGTTTAACGTCCATGGGTTTCTTTGGAGTCTTGGCCAAAGAACCACACATCTCAGGGAGGCTCTTGGGaagtttttgaggcaggttctcataACCCCGGGCTGGCATCAAATTACCTTTGtagctggggatgaccttgaactcttcttctcacctttcccttccacaatattccaccacacctggcattcttatttttacttgtgggtgtgggtgtgggtgtgggtgtctaTGTGCCTTTGTGCACTAGTTATGTGTtgttgcctgtggaggccaaaggaggatATGGGAactagagctggagttaaaggcagttgtgagctatggGTGTGGATGC
This window contains:
- the Zcchc10 gene encoding zinc finger CCHC domain-containing protein 10, with the translated sequence MATPMHRLIARRQAEANKQHVRCQKCLEFGHWTYECKGKRKYLHRPSRTAELKKALKEKENRLLQQSMGETNIEKKIKKKKRSKSVTSSSTSSSDSSASESSSESETSASSSSEDSDSDASLSSSSSSSSSSSSSDSDSDSSSSSSSSSSSSSTESSSDDEPLKKRKKK